Proteins found in one Serratia plymuthica genomic segment:
- the clpS gene encoding ATP-dependent Clp protease adapter ClpS — MGNNNDWLNFEHLAEEKQIDAVKPPSMYKVILNNDDYTPMEFVIDVLQKFFSYDIERATQLMLTVHYQGKAICGVFTAEVAETKVVHVNRYARENEHPLLCTLEKA; from the coding sequence ATGGGCAATAACAACGACTGGCTGAATTTTGAACACTTGGCCGAAGAAAAACAAATCGATGCGGTAAAACCGCCGTCTATGTATAAAGTTATACTTAACAACGACGATTACACACCGATGGAATTTGTGATTGACGTTCTGCAAAAGTTCTTTTCTTATGATATTGAACGTGCAACGCAACTGATGCTCACGGTCCACTATCAAGGCAAGGCGATCTGCGGTGTTTTTACCGCCGAGGTGGCGGAAACCAAGGTCGTACATGTGAACCGTTATGCAAGGGAGAACGAGCATCCGTTGCTCTGTACGCTGGAAAAAGCCTAG
- the clpA gene encoding ATP-dependent Clp protease ATP-binding subunit ClpA, giving the protein MLNQELELSLNMAFARAREHRHEFMTVEHLLLALLSNPAAREALEACTVDLAALRQELEAFIEQTTPTLPASEEERDTQPTLSFQRVLQRAVFHVQSSGRSEVSGANVLVAIFSEQESQAAYLLRKHDVSRLDVVNFISHGTRKDEPGQAPNAENPVNEEQSGGEDRMENFTTNLNQLARVGGIDPLIGRDPELERAIQVLCRRRKNNPLLVGESGVGKTAIAEGLAWRIVQGDVPEVMADCTLYSLDIGSLLAGTKYRGDFEKRFKALLKQLEQDKNSILFIDEIHTIIGAGAASGGQVDAANLIKPLLSSGKIRVIGSTTYQEFSNIFEKDRALARRFQKIDITEPTPEETIQIINGLKTKYEAHHDVRYTAKAVRAAVELSVKYINDRHLPDKAIDVIDEAGARSRLMPISKRKKTVNVADIESVVARIARIPEKTVSASDRDVLRSLGDRLKMLVFGQDQAIEALTEAIKMSRAGLGHDRKPVGSFLFAGPTGVGKTEVTVQLAKAMDIELLRFDMSEYMERHTVSRLIGAPPGYVGYDQGGLLTDAVLKHPHSVVLLDEIEKAHPDVFNLLLQVMDNGTLTDNNGRKADFRNVILVMTTNAGVRETERKSIGLVQQDNSTDAMEEIKKVFTPEFRNRLDNILWFNHLSTAVIQQVVDKFIVELQAQLDAKGVSLEVSDEARDWLSVKGYDRAMGARPMARVMQENLKKPLANELLFGSLVDGGSVKVELDKDNQKLTYHFLSAQKRKADEGAVH; this is encoded by the coding sequence ATGCTCAATCAAGAACTGGAACTCAGTCTCAACATGGCTTTCGCCAGAGCGCGTGAGCACAGACACGAGTTTATGACCGTGGAGCACCTGTTGCTGGCATTACTCAGCAACCCTGCCGCGCGAGAGGCGCTTGAGGCATGTACGGTAGACCTGGCCGCATTGCGCCAGGAGCTGGAAGCCTTTATCGAACAAACCACGCCGACGCTGCCTGCCAGCGAAGAAGAGCGCGACACTCAGCCGACGCTAAGCTTCCAGCGTGTGCTGCAGCGTGCCGTATTCCATGTTCAATCTTCCGGCCGCAGCGAAGTCAGCGGTGCCAACGTGTTGGTGGCGATTTTCAGCGAGCAGGAGTCGCAGGCGGCCTATCTGCTGCGCAAACACGACGTCAGCCGTCTTGACGTAGTGAATTTCATTTCACATGGCACGCGTAAAGACGAGCCGGGCCAAGCGCCAAATGCGGAAAACCCGGTGAACGAAGAGCAGTCCGGAGGGGAAGACCGTATGGAAAACTTCACCACCAACCTCAACCAGTTGGCCCGTGTGGGCGGTATCGATCCCCTGATTGGCCGCGATCCTGAGCTGGAGCGCGCTATTCAGGTGTTGTGCCGCCGCCGTAAAAACAACCCGCTGCTGGTCGGCGAGTCCGGCGTGGGGAAAACCGCCATTGCCGAAGGGCTGGCCTGGCGCATCGTGCAGGGCGACGTCCCAGAAGTGATGGCGGACTGCACGCTGTATTCTCTGGACATAGGTTCGCTGCTGGCAGGTACCAAATACCGCGGCGACTTCGAGAAACGCTTCAAGGCGTTGCTGAAACAGCTGGAGCAGGACAAGAACAGCATCCTGTTTATCGATGAAATCCACACCATCATCGGTGCCGGTGCGGCTTCCGGCGGGCAGGTGGATGCGGCTAACCTGATCAAACCGCTGCTCTCCAGCGGCAAGATCCGGGTGATTGGGTCCACCACCTATCAGGAATTCAGCAACATTTTCGAAAAGGACCGCGCGCTGGCCCGTCGCTTCCAGAAAATCGACATTACCGAGCCGACGCCGGAAGAGACCATTCAGATCATCAACGGTCTGAAAACCAAGTACGAAGCGCACCATGACGTGCGTTATACCGCCAAGGCGGTGCGTGCGGCGGTTGAGCTGTCGGTGAAGTACATCAACGACCGTCACCTGCCGGACAAGGCTATCGACGTGATCGACGAGGCGGGCGCCCGCAGCCGGCTGATGCCGATCAGCAAGCGCAAGAAAACCGTCAACGTTGCGGACATTGAATCCGTGGTTGCGCGTATTGCGCGTATCCCGGAAAAAACCGTGTCGGCCAGCGATCGCGATGTGTTGAGAAGCTTGGGTGACCGTTTGAAAATGCTGGTGTTCGGTCAGGATCAGGCGATCGAAGCGCTGACCGAGGCGATCAAGATGAGCCGTGCGGGTCTGGGCCACGATCGCAAGCCTGTCGGTTCCTTCCTGTTTGCCGGGCCAACCGGCGTCGGGAAAACCGAGGTGACGGTACAGTTGGCGAAGGCGATGGATATCGAACTGCTGCGTTTTGACATGTCCGAATATATGGAACGTCATACCGTCAGCCGCTTGATTGGCGCGCCTCCGGGCTACGTCGGTTACGATCAGGGCGGGCTGCTGACCGATGCGGTGCTCAAACATCCGCATTCGGTGGTGTTGCTGGATGAAATCGAGAAGGCGCATCCGGATGTGTTCAACCTGCTGCTGCAGGTGATGGACAACGGTACCCTGACCGATAATAACGGTCGCAAGGCGGATTTCCGCAATGTGATCCTGGTGATGACGACCAACGCCGGGGTGCGTGAAACAGAACGTAAATCGATTGGTCTGGTTCAGCAGGACAACAGTACTGATGCGATGGAAGAGATCAAAAAAGTGTTCACGCCGGAGTTTCGTAACCGTCTGGACAACATTCTTTGGTTCAACCATCTGTCGACTGCGGTGATCCAGCAGGTTGTCGATAAGTTTATTGTCGAACTGCAGGCGCAGCTGGATGCGAAGGGCGTATCGCTGGAAGTGAGCGACGAAGCGCGTGACTGGCTGTCGGTGAAGGGCTATGACCGTGCGATGGGCGCTCGTCCGATGGCGCGCGTGATGCAGGAAAACCTGAAGAAACCGCTGGCCAACGAACTGCTGTTCGGTTCACTGGTGGACGGTGGATCGGTGAAGGTCGAACTGGACAAGGACAACCAGAAATTGACCTACCACTTCCTCAGCGCGCAGAAGCGCAAAGCGGATGAAGGCGCGGTGCACTAA
- the infA gene encoding translation initiation factor IF-1, with product MAKEDNIEMQGTVLDTLPNTMFRVELENGHVVTAHISGKMRKNYIRILTGDKVTVELTPYDLSKGRIVFRSR from the coding sequence ATGGCCAAAGAAGACAATATTGAAATGCAGGGCACCGTTCTTGATACGCTGCCGAACACTATGTTCCGCGTTGAATTGGAAAACGGGCACGTAGTCACCGCACATATCTCCGGTAAAATGCGTAAAAACTACATCCGCATCCTGACGGGCGACAAAGTCACTGTAGAGCTGACCCCGTACGACCTGAGCAAAGGCCGCATTGTCTTCCGTAGCCGTTAA
- the aat gene encoding leucyl/phenylalanyl-tRNA--protein transferase gives MRIVKLSPQSLAFPSPEGALRDPNGLLAIGGDLTAPRLLAAYERGIFPWFSPGEAILWWSPDPRAVLFPAQYHISRSLKRFLNHNPFRITLNHDFAAVIAACADRPHEGTWIGPEVQRAYLHLHRLGFAHSVEVWQGKALVGGMYGVAQGALFCGESMFSRTTNASKCALLAFCRHFAAYGGELIDCQVLNAHTATLGAREIPRRQFLQQLSNLQRKPLAPECWAAQVLPPQQAEPPSPTN, from the coding sequence ATGCGTATTGTTAAGCTGTCACCGCAGTCACTCGCGTTTCCCTCGCCAGAGGGCGCGCTGCGCGATCCTAACGGCCTGCTGGCCATCGGCGGCGACCTGACGGCGCCGCGTTTGTTGGCTGCCTATGAGCGCGGTATCTTCCCCTGGTTTTCGCCGGGGGAAGCCATTTTGTGGTGGTCGCCTGACCCGCGCGCCGTGTTGTTCCCGGCGCAATACCATATCAGCCGCAGCCTGAAACGCTTTCTGAACCACAATCCCTTTCGTATTACGCTGAACCATGACTTTGCTGCGGTGATTGCCGCCTGCGCCGATCGGCCGCATGAAGGCACCTGGATCGGCCCGGAGGTACAGCGCGCCTATCTGCATTTGCACCGCCTCGGTTTCGCTCATTCAGTCGAGGTATGGCAGGGTAAAGCGTTGGTTGGCGGTATGTACGGCGTGGCGCAGGGCGCGCTGTTCTGCGGCGAATCGATGTTTAGCCGCACCACCAACGCCTCCAAGTGCGCGCTATTGGCTTTTTGTCGGCATTTTGCCGCTTATGGCGGAGAATTGATTGACTGTCAGGTGCTTAACGCTCACACTGCCACGCTGGGAGCGAGAGAAATCCCCCGCCGCCAATTTTTACAGCAGCTCAGTAATCTTCAGCGCAAGCCGTTAGCACCGGAATGCTGGGCCGCGCAAGTCTTACCCCCACAGCAGGCTGAACCACCCTCCCCAACAAACTAA
- the cydC gene encoding heme ABC transporter ATP-binding protein/permease CydC has translation MRVLLPFLALYRRHSLLICLGILLAIVTLLASIGLLALSGWFLAASALAGLAGLFTFNYMLPAAGVRGAAIFRTAGRYAERVVSHDATFRVLSHLRVFTFKKILPLSPGGIARFRQADLLNRLVADVDTLDHLYLRVISPLVSAAVVIIVVTYGLSWLDSSLALTLGGILLLLLLLIPPVFYRAGKPIGGQLTALRGQYRTDLTAWLQGQAELVVFGAVNDFRAGLDATERHWQRRQWQQASLGGMAQGVMILASGLTVTLLLWLTAGGIGGDTQPGALIALFVFAALASFEALMPVAGAFQHLGQVIASARRVKQIIDRQPEVTFPASGPATGNGAALSLQQLTFTYPGQPLPVLQEVTLEIAAGEHIALLGRTGCGKSTLLQLLTRAWNADSGSMLLNGRPLSAYDETTLRQMTTVVSQRVHIFSNTLRENLRIAAPEADDEQLRDVLCQVGLEKLLENEGLNAWLGDGGRQLSGGEQRRLGIARALLHQAPLLLLDEPTEGLDAETEQQILALLRRHCQGKTLILVTHRLYGLEHLDRICVMDGGRIVEQGDHLTLMRLQGRYARFRQRISGIPRENGL, from the coding sequence ATGCGCGTTTTGCTGCCGTTCCTGGCGCTATACCGTCGTCACAGCCTGCTGATCTGCCTGGGCATCCTTCTGGCCATCGTCACGCTGCTGGCCAGTATCGGCCTGCTGGCGCTTTCCGGTTGGTTCCTTGCCGCATCGGCGCTCGCCGGGCTGGCGGGCCTGTTTACCTTTAACTACATGTTGCCCGCTGCCGGAGTGCGGGGCGCGGCGATCTTCCGCACGGCCGGGCGCTACGCAGAGCGCGTGGTCAGCCACGACGCCACCTTCCGCGTTCTTTCTCATCTGCGGGTGTTTACCTTTAAAAAGATCCTGCCGCTGTCACCGGGCGGCATTGCCCGTTTCCGACAGGCCGATCTGCTTAACCGACTGGTGGCGGACGTCGATACGCTGGACCATCTGTATCTGCGGGTTATCTCGCCGCTGGTCAGCGCCGCAGTCGTGATCATCGTAGTCACCTACGGCCTCAGCTGGCTGGACAGCTCGCTGGCCCTGACGCTGGGCGGTATTTTGTTGCTGCTGCTGTTGCTGATACCGCCGGTATTTTACCGCGCCGGCAAGCCGATTGGCGGCCAACTGACCGCCCTGCGCGGCCAGTACCGCACCGATCTGACCGCCTGGCTGCAGGGCCAGGCCGAGCTGGTGGTGTTTGGCGCAGTCAACGATTTCCGCGCCGGTCTGGATGCCACCGAGCGGCACTGGCAGCGTCGTCAGTGGCAGCAGGCTTCGTTGGGCGGAATGGCGCAAGGGGTAATGATACTGGCCAGCGGCCTGACGGTGACGCTGTTGCTGTGGCTCACCGCCGGTGGCATAGGTGGCGATACCCAACCCGGCGCGCTGATTGCGCTGTTCGTATTTGCCGCGCTGGCCTCGTTTGAAGCGTTGATGCCTGTCGCCGGCGCCTTCCAACACCTCGGCCAGGTCATTGCTTCCGCGAGACGGGTGAAACAGATTATCGATCGGCAGCCGGAGGTCACCTTCCCGGCCAGCGGCCCGGCGACCGGGAACGGCGCCGCATTGAGCCTGCAACAGCTCACCTTTACCTATCCCGGCCAACCTCTGCCGGTGTTGCAAGAGGTTACGCTGGAAATTGCCGCCGGCGAACACATTGCGCTACTCGGGCGCACCGGCTGCGGCAAATCGACCCTGCTGCAACTGTTAACCCGCGCCTGGAACGCCGATAGCGGCAGCATGCTGCTCAACGGCCGGCCGCTCAGCGCCTATGATGAAACTACGCTGCGTCAGATGACCACCGTCGTCAGCCAGCGGGTGCATATTTTCAGCAACACGCTGCGGGAAAACCTGCGCATCGCCGCCCCGGAGGCGGACGATGAACAATTACGCGACGTGTTGTGCCAGGTCGGGCTGGAAAAACTGCTGGAAAACGAAGGGCTGAACGCCTGGCTGGGTGATGGCGGCCGCCAGCTTTCCGGCGGTGAACAACGCCGCCTGGGTATTGCCCGCGCGTTGTTGCATCAGGCGCCTTTGTTGTTGCTCGACGAACCGACCGAGGGGCTGGACGCCGAAACCGAACAGCAGATCCTGGCGCTGTTGCGCCGGCACTGCCAGGGCAAAACGCTGATCCTGGTGACTCACCGCCTGTATGGGCTCGAGCATCTTGACCGCATCTGCGTGATGGACGGCGGCCGAATTGTCGAACAGGGCGACCACCTTACCCTGATGCGCCTGCAAGGACGTTATGCCCGTTTCCGTCAGCGGATCAGTGGGATACCGCGTGAAAATGGCCTGTAG
- the cydD gene encoding heme ABC transporter permease/ATP-binding protein CydD, with translation MKKTRQQQLTRWLKTQSALAQRWLRLSMLLGLISGILIVAQAWLLAALLHALIIEHAPREQVIPSFIWLAATFALRALLSWLRERVGFICGQVIRQRMRQQVLDKLQQLGPAWIQGKPAGSWASIIVEQIEDMQDYYSRYLPQMYLAVFIPLLILITVFPINWAAGLILLTTAPLIPLFMALVGMGAADANRRNFVALARLSGNFLDRLRGLDTLRLFNRAEAETAQIAKSSEDFRRRTMEVLRLAFLSSAVLEFFASISIAVVAVYFGFSFLGELNFGSYGTGVTLFAGFLVLILAPEFFQPLRDLGTFYHAKAQAVGAAEALETFLGATGEQRGNGTQELNTDAPLELKAQDLEILSPNGVLLAGPLSFTLPAHQRIALVGLSGAGKSSLLNLLLGFLPYRGSLTVNGTELRELAAEGWRRQLGWVGQNPHLPAQTLRANILLGHPQASEAQLQQAVEQAYVSEILPHLPQGLDTEVGDSAARLSVGQAQRVAVARALLSPRRLLLLDEPAASLDAHSERRVMQALNAASRQQTTLLVTHQLEDTEEYDQIWVMESGRIVQQGDYATLSAQPGLFANLIAHRSGEL, from the coding sequence ATGAAAAAAACCAGACAGCAACAGTTAACCCGTTGGCTCAAAACTCAGAGCGCGTTGGCGCAGCGTTGGCTGCGCCTTTCCATGCTGTTGGGGCTGATAAGCGGCATTTTGATTGTCGCGCAGGCATGGCTGTTGGCCGCCCTGCTCCACGCCCTGATTATCGAACACGCCCCGCGTGAACAGGTGATCCCTTCGTTTATCTGGCTGGCCGCCACCTTCGCGCTGCGTGCGTTGTTGAGTTGGCTGCGTGAACGCGTCGGTTTTATCTGCGGCCAGGTGATCCGCCAACGCATGCGCCAGCAGGTGCTGGACAAACTGCAACAGCTCGGCCCCGCCTGGATCCAGGGCAAACCGGCGGGCAGTTGGGCCAGCATCATCGTTGAGCAGATCGAAGACATGCAGGATTATTACTCCCGCTATCTGCCGCAGATGTATCTGGCGGTGTTTATCCCGTTGCTGATCCTGATTACCGTCTTCCCGATCAACTGGGCCGCCGGCCTGATTCTGTTGACGACGGCCCCGCTGATCCCGCTGTTTATGGCGCTGGTCGGCATGGGCGCCGCCGACGCCAATAGGCGCAACTTTGTGGCGCTGGCGCGGTTGAGCGGCAACTTCCTCGATCGCCTGCGCGGGCTGGATACGCTGCGCCTGTTTAACCGGGCGGAGGCGGAAACCGCGCAGATCGCCAAATCGTCCGAGGATTTCCGCAGGCGCACCATGGAAGTGCTGCGGCTGGCGTTCCTGTCATCGGCGGTGCTGGAGTTCTTTGCCTCCATCTCCATCGCCGTGGTGGCGGTCTATTTTGGCTTCTCCTTCCTTGGCGAGTTGAATTTCGGCAGTTACGGCACCGGCGTTACGCTGTTTGCCGGCTTCCTGGTGCTGATTCTGGCGCCGGAGTTCTTCCAGCCGCTGCGCGATCTGGGCACTTTCTATCATGCCAAAGCGCAGGCCGTGGGCGCCGCAGAAGCGCTGGAAACCTTCCTCGGCGCCACAGGCGAGCAAAGGGGCAATGGCACGCAGGAGCTGAATACCGACGCACCGCTGGAGCTAAAAGCGCAAGATCTCGAAATTCTGTCGCCAAACGGCGTGCTGCTGGCCGGCCCTCTCAGCTTCACCCTGCCCGCACACCAGCGCATTGCCCTGGTCGGGCTGAGCGGCGCCGGTAAAAGCTCGTTGCTGAATCTGCTGCTCGGCTTCCTGCCTTATCGCGGTTCACTGACGGTCAACGGCACCGAGTTGCGCGAGCTGGCAGCAGAAGGCTGGCGTCGGCAGCTCGGCTGGGTGGGGCAAAATCCGCACCTGCCGGCGCAAACGCTGCGGGCAAATATTCTGCTGGGCCACCCACAAGCGAGCGAAGCCCAATTGCAACAGGCGGTAGAGCAGGCTTACGTCAGCGAGATCCTGCCGCATTTGCCGCAGGGGCTGGACACTGAGGTCGGCGATAGCGCCGCACGGCTGTCCGTCGGCCAGGCGCAACGCGTGGCGGTCGCCCGGGCGCTCCTCAGCCCACGGCGTTTACTGTTGCTGGATGAGCCGGCAGCCAGCCTGGACGCGCACAGCGAACGACGAGTCATGCAGGCGCTCAACGCAGCCTCACGCCAACAAACCACCCTGCTGGTCACGCACCAGTTGGAAGATACCGAAGAATACGACCAGATCTGGGTCATGGAAAGCGGGCGGATCGTGCAACAAGGCGATTACGCCACGCTGAGCGCCCAACCTGGGTTGTTCGCCAATCTGATCGCACACCGCAGCGGGGAGCTATAA
- the gstA gene encoding glutathione transferase GstA, whose protein sequence is MKLYFAPDTCSLSPHIVLRELELPFELIRVNNRSKRTADGGDFYQVNPKGYVAALMLEDSRVITEGAAIVQYLADLRPDAALAPPGNTFERVRLQEWLNFITAEIHAGASPLFNATLPEEVKSLFRDKLRRRLDYVAQTLDGQDFLLGERFGVADAYLFTVLRWMARFSIELKCWPSLTRYMAQIGQRKSVQTALAAEAASREVE, encoded by the coding sequence ATGAAACTCTATTTTGCGCCCGACACCTGTTCGCTATCCCCGCATATTGTCCTGCGGGAGCTGGAATTGCCGTTTGAACTTATCCGGGTGAATAACCGCAGCAAACGCACCGCCGACGGCGGTGATTTTTACCAGGTCAATCCCAAGGGTTATGTCGCGGCTCTGATGCTGGAAGATAGCCGCGTGATTACCGAAGGCGCAGCCATCGTGCAATATCTGGCGGATTTGCGCCCCGACGCCGCACTGGCCCCCCCAGGCAATACCTTCGAACGGGTGCGCTTGCAGGAATGGCTGAATTTCATCACCGCCGAGATCCACGCCGGAGCCAGCCCGCTATTCAATGCAACCCTGCCGGAAGAGGTCAAAAGTCTGTTCCGCGACAAGCTGCGCCGCCGCCTCGATTATGTCGCTCAGACGCTCGACGGGCAGGATTTTCTGTTGGGTGAACGCTTTGGCGTGGCGGATGCCTATCTGTTTACCGTACTGCGTTGGATGGCCCGATTTTCCATCGAGTTAAAATGCTGGCCTTCGTTAACCCGGTATATGGCGCAGATCGGCCAGCGCAAATCGGTGCAAACCGCCCTGGCGGCGGAAGCGGCCAGCCGGGAGGTGGAATAA
- a CDS encoding LysR family transcriptional regulator, whose product MQNLLHWRLLVAVADSGKITLAANQCGMTQSGASQAIAQLEDVLNTPLFVRLPHCVTLTQSGERIVAHARIMLAELDAIQSYALQAKSAHSGKIRLASFPSAFALLLPPLLRKFRRRYPAIELVQLEGTDREVEDWLALETADVGVVLNPKEEKKGYPLGQDQWLAVTASGHPLARGRQPVDFRALAGLPFVLATGGCSLNAQLLAQQAGITLADVRVTVSDWSTALTLVREGVGVSLMPASVIPSDAAGICALPLSVPLYRYFGLVCSFTGASSAPVQTLLDYLRDHLPHPVSS is encoded by the coding sequence ATGCAAAACCTCCTCCACTGGCGCTTGCTGGTCGCCGTGGCCGACAGCGGCAAAATTACGCTGGCGGCAAATCAATGCGGCATGACCCAGTCCGGTGCCAGCCAGGCTATTGCCCAGTTAGAGGACGTCCTGAATACGCCGCTGTTCGTCCGCCTGCCGCACTGCGTTACGCTGACGCAAAGCGGCGAGAGGATTGTCGCCCACGCCCGCATTATGCTGGCCGAACTCGATGCGATCCAAAGCTACGCGCTGCAGGCGAAAAGCGCGCATTCGGGCAAGATTCGCCTGGCCAGCTTTCCCTCGGCATTTGCGCTCCTGCTACCGCCGCTATTGCGGAAATTCCGCCGCCGCTACCCCGCCATTGAACTGGTTCAGTTGGAAGGCACCGATCGGGAGGTGGAGGACTGGCTGGCGCTGGAAACCGCCGACGTCGGCGTGGTGTTGAACCCAAAGGAAGAAAAAAAAGGCTATCCTTTGGGACAGGATCAGTGGCTTGCGGTTACCGCCAGCGGCCACCCGCTGGCCAGGGGGCGGCAACCGGTGGATTTCAGGGCACTGGCCGGGTTGCCCTTTGTGCTGGCTACCGGCGGCTGTAGCCTCAACGCGCAACTGTTGGCACAGCAGGCCGGTATTACGCTGGCTGACGTACGCGTGACCGTCAGCGACTGGAGCACCGCACTGACGCTGGTGCGCGAAGGCGTCGGCGTTTCGTTGATGCCTGCGTCGGTGATACCGAGCGATGCCGCCGGCATTTGCGCTCTGCCGTTGAGTGTCCCGCTCTACCGTTATTTTGGTCTGGTCTGTTCGTTCACTGGCGCAAGCTCTGCACCGGTACAAACCCTGCTGGATTACCTGCGCGATCATCTGCCACACCCCGTCAGTAGCTGA
- the trxB gene encoding thioredoxin-disulfide reductase, whose translation MGTAKHSKLLILGSGPAGYTAAVYAARANLSPVLITGMEQGGQLTTTTEVENWPGDAEGLTGPVLMERMREHAEKFQTEIVFDHINSVDLQNRPFRLFGDSGEYTCDALIIATGASARYLGMPSEDAFKGKGVSACATCDGFFYRNQKVAVVGGGNTAVEEALYLSNIAAEVHLIHRRDSFRSEKILIDRLMDKVKNGNIVLHTDHTLDEVLGDQMGVTGVRIRSTKAENATQELAVAGVFIAIGHSPNTSIFGGQLELENGYIKVQSGIHGNATQTTIPGVFAAGDVMDHIYRQAITSAGTGCMAALDAERYLDGIAGAEVL comes from the coding sequence ATGGGCACGGCTAAACATAGCAAACTACTGATTCTGGGTTCCGGCCCTGCCGGCTATACCGCCGCGGTTTACGCAGCGCGCGCAAACCTGAGCCCGGTATTGATTACCGGTATGGAACAAGGTGGTCAGTTGACCACCACGACCGAAGTGGAAAACTGGCCGGGCGACGCAGAAGGTCTGACCGGCCCGGTACTCATGGAGCGCATGCGCGAGCACGCAGAAAAATTCCAGACCGAGATCGTGTTCGATCACATCAACAGCGTCGATCTGCAGAACCGTCCGTTCCGCCTGTTCGGCGACAGCGGTGAATACACCTGCGATGCGCTGATCATCGCCACCGGCGCCTCCGCCCGTTACCTGGGCATGCCTTCTGAAGACGCCTTCAAGGGCAAAGGCGTTTCCGCCTGCGCCACCTGCGACGGTTTCTTCTACCGCAATCAAAAAGTCGCGGTCGTCGGCGGTGGCAATACCGCCGTGGAAGAAGCGCTGTATTTGTCCAACATCGCCGCTGAAGTTCATTTGATCCACCGCCGCGACAGCTTCCGCTCAGAGAAGATCCTGATCGACCGGCTCATGGATAAAGTGAAAAACGGCAACATCGTGCTGCATACCGACCATACGCTGGACGAAGTGCTGGGCGATCAAATGGGCGTTACCGGCGTGCGCATTCGCAGCACCAAAGCGGAAAACGCAACGCAGGAACTGGCGGTGGCCGGCGTATTTATCGCCATCGGGCACAGCCCGAACACCAGCATTTTCGGTGGCCAACTTGAGCTGGAAAACGGCTATATCAAAGTTCAGTCCGGCATTCACGGCAACGCCACCCAGACCACCATTCCTGGCGTATTCGCCGCCGGTGACGTGATGGACCATATCTACCGTCAGGCGATCACCTCCGCCGGGACCGGCTGTATGGCGGCGCTGGATGCTGAGCGTTACCTCGACGGCATCGCTGGCGCAGAAGTGCTGTAA
- the lrp gene encoding leucine-responsive transcriptional regulator Lrp, which yields MADNKKRPGKDLDRIDRNILNELQKDGRISNVELSKRVGLSPTPCLERVRRLERQGFIHGYTALLNPHYLDASLLVFVEITLNRGAPDVFEQFNSAVQKLEEIQECHLVSGDFDYLLKTRVPDMSAYRKLLGETLLRLPGVNDTRTYVVMEEVKQSNRLVIKTR from the coding sequence ATGGCAGACAATAAGAAACGCCCGGGTAAAGATCTCGACCGTATCGACCGCAATATCCTGAACGAGTTACAGAAGGATGGACGTATATCGAACGTTGAGCTTTCGAAGCGCGTGGGGTTATCCCCAACCCCATGTTTAGAACGCGTGCGCCGCCTCGAGCGCCAGGGTTTTATTCATGGCTATACCGCCTTGCTCAACCCGCATTATCTGGATGCATCTCTGCTGGTTTTCGTGGAAATCACGCTGAACCGCGGCGCGCCGGATGTGTTTGAGCAATTTAACTCAGCAGTTCAAAAACTTGAAGAAATTCAGGAGTGTCATCTGGTGTCCGGTGATTTCGACTATCTGTTGAAAACCCGCGTGCCGGATATGTCGGCTTACCGTAAGTTGCTCGGTGAAACCTTGCTGCGTCTGCCGGGGGTTAACGACACCCGTACCTACGTGGTCATGGAAGAAGTCAAACAGAGTAACCGTCTGGTTATCAAAACACGGTAA